Below is a genomic region from Pseudomonas svalbardensis.
CAATGGCTCAGGCGTTCGCGCACAATTTTCTCGGGCATTCACCCCGCTGGTACAAGGCAAGCATTGTCGGTTTCCTGATTCTCAACGCGCTGGTGTTGTGGACCGTCGGCCCGACGGCGGCTGGCTGGCTGCTGGTGCTGGAGTTCATCTTCACCCTGGCCATGGCGCTCAAGTGTTATCCGTTAATGCCCGGCGGCCTGCTGTTGATCGAAGCACTGTTGCTGAAGATGACCACGCCCCAGGCACTCTACGACGAGCTGGTGCACAACTTCCCGGTGATCCTGCTGCTGATGTTCATGGTGGCCGGCATCTACTTCATGAAAGACCTGCTGCTGTTTCTGTTCTCACGACTCCTGCTCGGGGTTCGCTCCAAGGCTCTGCTGGCGTTGATGTTCTGCTTCCTGTCGGCGTTTCTGTCAGCGTTTCTCGATGCCTTGACCGTGACCGCCGTGATCATCAGTGCAGCCGTCGGGTTTTACTCGGTGTATCACCGCGTCGCATCCGGCAATGATCCGCGTCAGGACAGCGAGTTTGGCGATGACCAGCACCTGCCCACACTCCATCACGCCGACCTCGAACAATTCCGCGCCTTTCTGCGCAGTCTGCTGATGCACGGTGCCGTGGGTACCGCACTGGGCGGTGTTTGCACATTGGTCGGTGAGCCGCAGAACCTGCTGATCGGCCACGAGATGGGCTGGCACTTCTCTGAGTTCTTTCTGAAAGTCGCCCCGGTTTCATTGCCGGTCCTGGTGGCAGGCCTGGTGACCTGCGTCCTGCTGGAGAAACTTCGCTGGTTCGGTTACGGCACGCTGTTACCGGAGAACGTGCGTGCAGTTCTGGCCAATCACGCGGCAGAAGACAATGCCGAACGCACCTCGCGCCAACGTGCAGCGCTCGTCGTGCAGGGATTGGCAGCGCTGATTCTGATTGCGGGGTTGGCGTTCCATATTGCTGAGGTCGGCCTGATCGGCTTGATGGTGATCGTGCTGATCACCGCATTCACTGGCATCACCGACGAGCACCGTATCGGCAACGCGTTCAAGGACGCCATGCCGTTCACAGCACTGCTGGTGGTGTTTTTCGCGGTAGTGGCGGTGATTCACGATCAGCAACTGTTCACGCCTTTGATCCAGTGGGTGCTGGCGCTGCCAGCGGATCAACAACCGGGCATGCTGTTTATTGCCAACGGCTTGCTGTCAGCCATCAGCGATAACGTGTTCGTCGCGACCATTTACATCACCGAAGTCAAACAGGCTTTCATCTCTGGCCACATGAGCCGTGAGCATTTCGAGACGCTGGCGATTGCGATCAACACCGGCACCAACCTGCCGAGCGTGGCGACGCCCAATGGTCAGGCTGCGTTTCTGTTCCTGCTGACCTCGGCGATTGCACCGCTGATTCGACTGTCGTACGGACGGATGGTGTGGATGGCGTTGCCGTACACCGTGGTGATGGGTGTTCTTGGCTGGTATGCAGTGAGTTTCTGGCTGTAAACCCAGAACAAAATGTGGGAGATTCTATGTTGCAGGGCAACCCCGCAACCTCAGGCCGGGTGGTATTCGCTCTGATTTTTCATCAGGGCAAATGCCACCCGGCAGAGTTTCCGGGCAAGGGCCACCAAGGCCTGGGTTTTCGAGAAGCCTCTTGCAAAATACGACTCGTAAAACGGTTTCCATTTAGCTGAGCGACAGGCTGCCATTGCGGCGTTGTAAGCCAACCGGCGGACTTCCGGATCCCCTTTTTTTGTCAGGTGCCGGGGGCCGTTCTTCTTCCCGGAGTCATCGACCGTAAGGTCCATCCCTAGAAACGCGATGAACGCATCACTATTGGCAAAATCACCGCGCATAAAGGTCGTCGCCAACCCGGTTGCAGTCAGTTCGCCAACCCCTTCGATGGCTTTGCAGCGGTCGATATTCTCTTCAATACCCGCCTCTTTGCTGACCTTGCGCAGCAGTTTCTGAATGGCCTGATCCGCTTGCTTGAAGGCCTTTTGCTGGGCGCTCTGTACTTTCTTCAACAAGGGTTCATTGGCCCAGCTCAGCATCAGACCGGCATGGTTCTGGATCAGCGTTGCACGTCTGTGGAGCAGGCTTTTCAGCGAGGTGTAGGCCTTGGGTGGTGGGCTCCAGATCCGCAGTCCGTCTTGTTCGTTCGTCAAATAACGCGCCAGCAGACGGGCATCGCAGGGATCGTTCTTGGCTCGTTGGCCGATGCCGCGGCGATAGTTGCTCACCCGATAAGCATCCACGACATAGACCTGGTGCCCCATCGCATGGGCCAGCTCGACGGTGTCCAGGTGGTAGATGTTGGTGGCTTCAACGGCGATAGCGCTTTGGGCGGGCAATGTTTTAAGCCAGCGTTTGAGGGCTGTTCGATCGTTCTTGATGGTGTCAGTGGTTAGCCGGTCGGAGCGATAGACAACTATTTCGGCCTTGGCGATATCGACGCCAACCACCGTCTGCGAAGTAAGGATTGTCATGACGAATCCTCGGAGCTAGGGTTTAAGAGCTTGTCGGGGTCTACCGTTGCGCTGGCTTGCCTCTATCGTCGGTTTTACCGATGAATTCCTTATCGGCGCTTTGGGTAGAAGGGGCGGGATGAGAAGTCTCCCACGGTCTGTACTGGTCAGAGTCAGAATCGAGCTTTTAGTCCCGCCCACCCCTTCAAGTCTAAACATACAAGCGAGCTTGCTCGCGATGAGGTCGTGTCAGCCAACATCATTGTTGAATGACAGACCGCTATCGCGAGCAAGCTCAACGCCTCAAGTGATCGGGGGCCGAATTTTTGGTCAAGACAGTGACAGCCTGCCGATCACCTGTTCTCCGTCCACCCATGCGAGCGGCGGCTGGGGCTCAGCGAACCAGGTTATGAAAATACTTTGGCGGGCACAGGAGTTTGCCAAGTCCCTGGTGCGCTTTTGAAAGAACAAACCTGATGGCTTCGCCTGCGTCTGCCATGCCTTGGGCGAACCTGGCCATCCCCACGCGTTGGAGTTTTGCGAGAACGGCGCCTAGGCCGCAGCCTGGAAGCTGATGTTTATGAAGACCGACCCAGCGTTCTTTGTTGTCGGAATGGCCGAAACTCTAAATCCAGCAATTATCGAGGGCTATACCGAAATTTTCGGTTCTGCCCACCATCTCCTTTTCTAGCAAAGCTGCGCTGTGGCAGGTTCTCCGAGTCGGGTACCGGCAAAAGGTTGATTACAGCCTGACAATACCCCCCCCGGTTTTATCGTATAAAACCGCGCTAACTAGCAGGTACTTGGCTCACTAGGCTGAAAAAGTGCTGCGCTTTAATCAACGCGGGACGCTTTGCACCTGCGCCGTTTCCATCAGCAATAGATCAACGACTCGTGAGAGCGCGCCATCAACACTCCTTCCGTTGCGTGAGGCGGATTCGTAAGCATTGCGCTGCCGCTCTGCGCTGGAGCCGTTATGCACAATTCGACGAGCCTGGGAAAATACGCCCTCCACTCCCATTTTTTGGGCGGTGTCACCTAAGATCTGTTCTGCCAGGAACAACCATTGCTCAATCGTAAACGGTCGGTCGTAATTCTCGATTAGAAACGCAGCATGTGTTCCATACCGTTTGGCACGCCAGCGATTCTCCTTGAGGATCCATAGAGATCTCTGTGAGTAAGTTGATCCTGGATGAGGTTGGATGATGGCGTGAGCGATCATCAAGCGAAACAAAGAGGCGATGCACAACGTATCTTCTACACGTGGGCACGCATCCGTCATTCGCAGCTCCAAGGTCGGATAATTGGTAGAGGGTCGAACGCCCCACCAGCATTCGCTTGGATGCTTAATCGAGCCAGTTGACATCAAAAAGGAGATGTAGGCGTCGTAGGAAATCTGATCTCCAAAAAATTCAGGAACACCCATCCGAGGCCACTCATCGCACGCGGCTTGGCGATAGCTCATAAAGCCGGTGTCAGCTCCATCCCAAAAAGGTGATGAACTGCTTAGGGCCAGTAATAAAGGCGTCCAAGGCAACACCTCGTTCATCACTTGAATACGATCCAAGTGTTCCGCAACCTCCACGTGCACGTGCAAACCCGATAGCAGGCTGCGCTGGGCGACACGTTGGTAATCTTCGAATAACTTAAGAAAATGGTCGTGGGCTGTGGCGTGTTGTATGCGCCAATCAGCCAAGGGATGGCTGCCTGCACTGAGCAAGCCCAAGCCGAAAGGTTCGAGTGCGTGGTTTAACGTAAGACGTGCGTGAGCTAAATAATCCCCTGCTTCCGGTAGCGTATTGAAAACCGGCGAAGCTACTTCGATTTGTCCCTGGAACATCTCATAGGCGAAAAAATCACCCAAAAGTGCCTTGCACCGTTCAACCGCTGCGAAGGGGATATTGCCAGGCATCTGTCGAGTGGCAAGGTCGGTAATGAAATACTCTTCCTCAATACCAAACTTAAGGCATCTGATCATCGTCCCTCCCCGTGCTTGACTGTCGCTTTTATCGACGACCTCATCCGAAATTTATAGCCCCATTAAGCGACCACACTCAGTGATAATCCGCTCCCGCGACCGCAAGCAAATATGCTTGATCCGCCTCAACTCGAAGGTCTCGCCATTCCAACCAATTAACTATTCCCAGACGATCCATTTCATCAGCCTGCCGAAGCAATTCCTCATGATAGGCATCAGGACAATCCCTTCGGAGGGTGTAGTTTTCGAGCGCACAGTGCCAAGAGTCCATCGCGCAGAGTCGCCTTTCTTGCGCCGGCGTCAGCAGGTTTCTAAATGAGTTCATGGCTATAGGAATCCAAAAGTATTTCCTAATGGATCGGGACACTTCGGCTCAGGTTCATGAGGGCCGACAAGAGGTGTTCATTTGCTACACGTGGGCCGTTTTTTTTAATGCTACTTTCACTGCAACATCCGCAGATTCAGACGCCTACGATTGTCCGACAAACGTTTTGAATTTTTTTGGGCGCGCTCACTTCTTTGTCTATGAGCATAAGGAGGGCCTCATGAGCCGCACTGATCTTTTCGTCATTGACCCCTCGAACTCCAACCACACCGCTGCGTCCAATTTAAAAGTCAATAGAGGTAAGCGAAATGAACAACGATGACCGTGATAACGACGCCGGATCGCAAGCAACGTCAAACGCCCCGCCCACCGATACATTGGGCAAACCCGTGAATGTGGTCGAAAGAGATTTACAGGATGCGGACAGCGACACCAAAGGCGTCGATGAAACCATTACGCCCTCTTCAACCCAAACCAAAGAGCAGGACACTGAGGAGCGCAATCGAAAAACAGCAGAGATAGAGCGCAAGGTCGCGGATGGCAAATAGAAGAGGACTTGATACATTAATCCGGATGAAAAGAGGGAGGTCAACGTCAGACCTCCCGTCTTTCATTCAACCTGTTACGGAGTACCTAATCCTCTTGATAGATCGGCTGGTGCATCGGATGGTGCGCGGTGATCCCCTTCCGGTTTCGCATCCACCTCCGAATGTTCGGTCGTTTTTGTCACCGTATCGCGCACCGCCTCAAAGCCCTCCCGCGCCTGCTGCTTGACCTTGTCGGCCAGTCCCGCGCTGGTCTTGCCAAGATATCGTTGCTCGGTTGCCGTCGAAGGCAATGCCGCCCCCAGCATGGCGCCTAACGCGATGCCCGCAGCGGCTACCATCAAGGGTTGCTCCTTCAGCAACTGGCTGAGCTGATTGCTGATCACTTGGGAACTGCGCACCAATCGGTCACCTGCGTCGTGAACGGCGTGGCTGATGTTTTCAGTAGCATCACCCAAACTATCACCTAAATGCGCTGCCTTGTCTTTGACCGTCTGGTAACCCTCCTTAAGCGTGTCCGCTGTCTGGTGCAAATGATCACGGGCACTGTCCAAGCCATCAGCGAGGCCATCGGCCCACTCCCCTGCTTTATCCTGATCCGGGCCGACGCGATAACTTGGGCGAGCAGTCGGCGGACGGTTCTGACTCATCATCAACCACAGCAAACCAACCGAAGTCAGCACTGCCGGAACGGGGTTATTACGCACGCTGGTTCCTAGGTTGGTCAAGAATGTCGTTCCATTGCTCTGCATGAAAGACAACGCCTGATCGAACACCTGTCCAGGCGTGAATTTGCTTTCCAGCGCATCGACAATATTGCCAATGCTCGCTCGCTGCGCGTTGATTTCACGCTCGATGGCTTCAGGGCTCTTCTGCGACTCGGTTTCGAATTCACTATTCATGAGACTTTCCTCCGCAGCGCTTCCTGGTCTTTGTTCAAGGCATCCAGCGTGCGATCAGGCTTGAAGTGGGACGAATCAAATTGTTTCTTCCCGGACTGCAGCATGACGAACCCGATGATCATCACAACAACGCCAACAATCAGGGCTGCTAGCCACGGAGCCACGACGGTACTCAGGCCGTAAACAGCGGACATCAACAAGATGATGAACCCCGCTAGCAGCACAATTGCCCCGCCGGCAACACCCGCGATGCCCGCTTTCAGCGTCGTGAGGCTGGCCTGAAACTCAGCCTTGGCCAAGGCAAGTTCTTTTGTGAACAGCGCAGGCACTTCTCGGGATAGCTGCCGTATCAGTCCGACGACAGAAACGTCAGGGTCAGGTACGGGAACTGGTCTTGAGCCCGACAAACCTGGATCTTCTCTATTCATCACAGTGCTCCTTTGAACGATGTTGAACCGGGTGTAGAGTTCGTCGCGAAGTCCGAAGGATGGTCTTGTTCATTTGGCGAAGCCGGCGTAATGCCAGTGGCCAGGCCCGGGTCTTGATCGGCGCGTGACGGAACTGAAGTTTCATAGGGTCTTTGCGCGCCGAAACCCCCAGATGGAGGCATTGAGTTGCCTGCTGCCGGGTCGCTGGAATCGGTAAATGTCGCCGCAGGCGAACTACCGGCCTTGAGAAAGCGCGACAGGCCAAATCCCAACGCAATACTGCCGGCGACGAACAATGCCGGGTTGTTACGAGCAAGCTCAGCCCCGTCATGAAGCAATTGTTCGGCACTCTTTCCACGCAGACTCCCGGCTAAGCCGCTCATGGACTCCGCCATGTCCGCGAGGTAAGCGGACATGCCGAGCGTGTCCTTGCTTTCCAGTTCGGAGACGACGGATTTCGCTCCCTTTGCCAATGCCTCAATCTGGTCTGCTGCCGTGTCGCGATATTGACCAAACTGCGCATCAGCCTGCTGCCTGGCGCCGCCAAGCGCCTCAGTAACGTTTTCTTTCAAGTGTTCGAAGTTCTGCTCTGGCCCTTCGGAGTCGGGTTTTACTGACTGATTCCCGGTGGTGCTGCTGTCTGAAGTATTCATGTCGTCCCTCGCCTTCTGAATGAAAAAGCGTAATCAGGGTTCGCCACGAAATGCCCGCAGCCCCCCTCATTCCAGATGACGGAGCAGTTTTAGGGGAGTTCCAATGGAATGATGAATGAAATGCTACGTCCGACGCATGCCCCGCTCTACAGCGCGCTAACCGCGCATATAGTCCTGCTAAGCCCGGATCCAATGCGTTGCTTTACCAGAAAAATGAATACGGCTTTTGAGAAATCGAACATGTTCCAGCTCATTCCACGCGCTACGCTGCAATCTGTGTTCAACTTCATACCGGGTAGCCTAGCCACTGTCCCGGCCTCAATTACGCTCCCTCTGGATTACCGGCATGCGCCTAGCTGATTTCATCCTTGAAAACCTTGAGCCGATTCTGCAGGCTTGGGAAGATTTTGCGCGAACCATAGAAACACCTGGAGTTGCGCTTGATAGCGAGGCTCTCCGGGATCATGCCGAACAAATGCTGCGAGCTATCGCTCTTGATCTGCGGACAACTCAATCTGTGCAGGAACAAATTGACAAGGCCCGAGGAAACGGGCCACTAGACGAACAAGAAACCGCCGCCGAAACACATGCCGTCACACGGTTAATGTCAGGATTCACTATTGATCAAATGGTGTCG
It encodes:
- a CDS encoding DUF3618 domain-containing protein, which encodes MNSEFETESQKSPEAIEREINAQRASIGNIVDALESKFTPGQVFDQALSFMQSNGTTFLTNLGTSVRNNPVPAVLTSVGLLWLMMSQNRPPTARPSYRVGPDQDKAGEWADGLADGLDSARDHLHQTADTLKEGYQTVKDKAAHLGDSLGDATENISHAVHDAGDRLVRSSQVISNQLSQLLKEQPLMVAAAGIALGAMLGAALPSTATEQRYLGKTSAGLADKVKQQAREGFEAVRDTVTKTTEHSEVDAKPEGDHRAPSDAPADLSRGLGTP
- a CDS encoding carboxylate-amine ligase — its product is MIRCLKFGIEEEYFITDLATRQMPGNIPFAAVERCKALLGDFFAYEMFQGQIEVASPVFNTLPEAGDYLAHARLTLNHALEPFGLGLLSAGSHPLADWRIQHATAHDHFLKLFEDYQRVAQRSLLSGLHVHVEVAEHLDRIQVMNEVLPWTPLLLALSSSSPFWDGADTGFMSYRQAACDEWPRMGVPEFFGDQISYDAYISFLMSTGSIKHPSECWWGVRPSTNYPTLELRMTDACPRVEDTLCIASLFRLMIAHAIIQPHPGSTYSQRSLWILKENRWRAKRYGTHAAFLIENYDRPFTIEQWLFLAEQILGDTAQKMGVEGVFSQARRIVHNGSSAERQRNAYESASRNGRSVDGALSRVVDLLLMETAQVQSVPR
- a CDS encoding phage holin family protein produces the protein MNREDPGLSGSRPVPVPDPDVSVVGLIRQLSREVPALFTKELALAKAEFQASLTTLKAGIAGVAGGAIVLLAGFIILLMSAVYGLSTVVAPWLAALIVGVVVMIIGFVMLQSGKKQFDSSHFKPDRTLDALNKDQEALRRKVS
- the nhaB gene encoding sodium/proton antiporter NhaB, producing MPGSMAQAFAHNFLGHSPRWYKASIVGFLILNALVLWTVGPTAAGWLLVLEFIFTLAMALKCYPLMPGGLLLIEALLLKMTTPQALYDELVHNFPVILLLMFMVAGIYFMKDLLLFLFSRLLLGVRSKALLALMFCFLSAFLSAFLDALTVTAVIISAAVGFYSVYHRVASGNDPRQDSEFGDDQHLPTLHHADLEQFRAFLRSLLMHGAVGTALGGVCTLVGEPQNLLIGHEMGWHFSEFFLKVAPVSLPVLVAGLVTCVLLEKLRWFGYGTLLPENVRAVLANHAAEDNAERTSRQRAALVVQGLAALILIAGLAFHIAEVGLIGLMVIVLITAFTGITDEHRIGNAFKDAMPFTALLVVFFAVVAVIHDQQLFTPLIQWVLALPADQQPGMLFIANGLLSAISDNVFVATIYITEVKQAFISGHMSREHFETLAIAINTGTNLPSVATPNGQAAFLFLLTSAIAPLIRLSYGRMVWMALPYTVVMGVLGWYAVSFWL
- a CDS encoding transposase, yielding MTILTSQTVVGVDIAKAEIVVYRSDRLTTDTIKNDRTALKRWLKTLPAQSAIAVEATNIYHLDTVELAHAMGHQVYVVDAYRVSNYRRGIGQRAKNDPCDARLLARYLTNEQDGLRIWSPPPKAYTSLKSLLHRRATLIQNHAGLMLSWANEPLLKKVQSAQQKAFKQADQAIQKLLRKVSKEAGIEENIDRCKAIEGVGELTATGLATTFMRGDFANSDAFIAFLGMDLTVDDSGKKNGPRHLTKKGDPEVRRLAYNAAMAACRSAKWKPFYESYFARGFSKTQALVALARKLCRVAFALMKNQSEYHPA